The DNA sequence CTCGAGCGGACCGGCGCCACGGCGCTGGTAGAGCAGGTAGTGGTCGAGGCGTGCGTCGGCCACCGGCGCCCAGGTGACCGAGACCTGGCGGCCGGCGCCGGGGCTGGCCTGGAGCAGCAGGGGGGCCTGGAGGCCGGGGTCGGAGGCGCCGCAGGCGGTCAGGGCCAGCAGCCCCAGGAGTGGCGCCAGGGCGTGGGGGCGCGCGGCGTGGCGTGGCGGGCGGGACGGGCTGTGGTCGGGCATGGCTCTGCTCCAGGCCAGGAGCCTACACGGGCCGGGTGCTGGTCGCCTGCCGACCCCACCGGGTAGGGGGATCCCGGGACGCGACCAGCTCAGCGATCCCAACCTCATCAAGCCCGGGCAGAAGCTGAAGATCCCCGAGTAGGCGCCTAAGGCCCTAGCTCGGCAGCCCGCGCAGGTACTCGGCGCGGAGCGCGTCGTCGGCCAGCACCTCGCGGGCCTCGCCCACCACGCGCCGGATCTCGGCGAGGCGCGCCTCGAGCCCGGCCTCCTTCGACCCGTGGAACCGCTCGGGGCCGAGCTCGGCCAGCAGGCGGTCGGCCGCCTCGCGCACCTCGTGGGGCGTGCAGCCCCGGCCGATGCCCAGGATGGTGAAGTAGTCGGCGCGCCGGACCTGCTCGAGCTTCTCGCGCACCCGGGCCAGGTCGATGGCCTCGGCCACCTGCGCCGAGGGCCGCCCGGCCTGCACCACCCGGACTCCCAGCGCGCCCACCAGCACCGCCGCCGCCAGCAGCTGCCGGGCGGACAGCGGGTCGAGCGGGCTGCTGGCCAGGAGCTCGTCCACCGTGCGCAGCCCGTCGGCCAGCTCGAGCGTCCGCCGCTCCTCGGCGCTCAGCCCGAGCTCGGCGGTGGCGGGCGGGGCGGCGGTGGGCGCGAGCAGCGAGGCCGGGCCGCCCAGCACCGCGTCGGCGCGCTGCGCCAGCCAGCGGCGGCGCACCCCCTCCACGGCCAGCGCCAGGGTGGGCCGGTCGGGCGCCACGCGCTCGTCGCCCGGCACCACCTCGGGCGACCACTCGAAGCGCGCGCCCGCCTCGCCGAAGATGCCGAACACCACCTCCTCGGTGCGGCGGCGCACCAGGCCGGTCAGCTCGGCCGGCTTCAGGTACCCGCGCTCCACCAGCAGCAGCGCCGCCCGCCGGCTCGGGGACGCGGCCGCCGAGGACGCCACCTGGCGGTGCTGCTCGCGGGTGAGCAGGCCGAGCCTGAGGGCCACCTCCTCGACCCGCTCGCCGGAGGCGCCGGAGGCGGCGCCCACCACCCGCCCACCCTCGAACCAGAGGCTGCGCACCGAGTGGCCGGTCACGTCGAGGCGGCCGTCGAGCCGGGCCCGGGCCGCCAGCGCCAGCAGGCGCGGGGCGGTGAGGTCGTCGAGGGCGCCGCCGAGCAGCTCGGCCGGAGGGGGTGCGGGCGGAGGCGGGGAGGGGGTGAGGTCGGGCGCCGGGGCCGGATCGGCCGGCGGCGCCTCGGGATCGGGCCCGGGACGGGCCGGGGCGGGCTGCTCGTGACGCGGCCGGAGCGAGAGGGCGCGGCGCCGCGCCGCCTCCTGCCGCGCGTCGGGCAGCGGATCGGGCGCCCCGTCGGGCTCGGGCTCGGCCGACGGGTCGCGGGAGGGCTCGTCTCGCGGCCCGCGCGGAGGGGCCAGGGCGGCGGCTGCGGTGGCGGCGGACGCCGCCTCCACCAGCGCGGCCCGCTCGGCGGCCAGGCGGTCGGCCTCCTCGGAGAGCCGGGCCAGCGCGGCCTCGGCCTCGGCCCGGCCGGCCGCCTCGGCCTCGGCTCGGGCCCGCAGCGCCTCCAGCGCGGCGCTGGCGCGCGCCTCCACCTGCTGCTCGGTGGCGCGCGCCGCCTCGGCGGCCGCCTCCTCGGCGGCGGCGCGCCCCGCCTGGCTGGCCTGGTGGACCCGGAGCTCCGCCACCGCCTCGGCCTCGGCGGCGACGCGGGCCCGGGTGTCCTCGAGCTCGCTCCGGTGGGCGGCGCGGTCGGCGTCGAGCTGGGCGCGCAGCCGGGCCAGCTCCGCCTCGAGCAGCTGCCGGGCCTCGGCCTCGTCGCGCGCCGCGGCCTCCGCCTGCCTGGCGCGGCTGGCCTCCTCCTCGGCGCGCCGGGTGGCCTCGGCGCGGGCCGCCTCGACGCGGGCCCGCTCCTCCGCCTGGCTGCGGCGCGCCGCGGCCTCCCCGGCCAGCCGCTCGGCCTCGGCCTGCGCCGCGGCGTCCTCCCGGGCCTGCGCCTCCTGCTGCGCCTGCGCCGCGGCCACCTGCCGGGCGCTGCGGGCCTCGGCCTCGGCCGCCAGGGTCTCCTCGGCGCGGGCCCGATCCTCCGCCTCCTCCAGCAGGCGGCGCGGCGCCGCCTGGTCCGGCGCCGGCGGCTGGTGGGCCAGACCGGCGGGCGCGATGGGCGTGGGTCCGGCCGCGTCGGGCGCGAGGTCCGGCTGCGGCTCCTCGAACATGGCCGAGGTGAGCGGCAGGTCGGGCGGCAGGTCGAAGGGGGTCTCCGCCAGCGGCTCCTCCACCGCGGCGCCGGCCGGGGCGTCCCAGGTGGCGGGTGGAGCAGGCGGCAGATCGGCGTCGGGCGCCGCCTGCCGGCCCGCAGCGCTCCCGGGCGCCGGCGACGGCTCGTCGACCCTCGCCGCCGGATCCACCCCGGCGGGCGGCTCCAGCTCGAAGAGGGCGTCGAGCCCCGCGGCGGCCTCCGCCGCGGCAGGGCTCGGGCTCTCCTCCGGCGAGCGGCGCAGCTCCTCGGCCCGGGCGCGCAGCGCCTCGGCGGCGGCCTGGCGCGCCCTGGCCGGATCCGAGGGGTTGGAGCGCCGCTCCAGCGGCTTCGGCAGCTCGATGGGCGGACCGCGCCGCTCGAAGGGGAGGCGCGGGGAGGGAGCGGGTGGGGCCGGGGTCCATGTCGCGGTCGGGGCCGGGGTCCAGGTCGGGGCCGCGGTCTCCTCGACCACCACCCTCCGCCCCGCCGCCAGGAGCGCCTGCACCTGCTCGGCGAGCGCGGCGGGATCGACCGGGCGCGGCAGCGTCACCGCGTGGGCCGGCACGCCCGGCCCGGTGCCCAGCACCAGCAGCGGCAGCCCGCGGGTGGCCTCGTCGTCCTCCAGGCGCGCCACCAGGGCCAGCGCCTCGCCCCCCTCGCAGGTGGCGCCCACCACCAGGAGGTCGGGCAGCCGCTGCCCCATGGCGGCCTGCGCGTCGGAGGCGTTGGTGGCGAGCACCGGCGACAGGCCGGCGCGCGCCAGCACGCGCTTGACGGCCGAGATCTCGGCGATGTCGTCGTCCACCAGGAGGAGCCGGGCCACGGGCCGCGATGATGGATCGGGCACCAGGGTGCAGCAAGCTTGCGCACGCACCATCGACACGTCGGGGCGCGATATCGGACGGTACGCGGACGGCCGGCCCTACATCATCGAGTAGGGGTCCATGTCGAAGCGGACCGCCGCGCCGCCCGGCGGGCGGTGGGCCACGCGGGCCAGCGCCCGGTGGACCCGCATGAGCGCGGCGTGGTCGGGGGCGCGGACCAGCAGGTGCCAGCGGCTCTTGCCGCGGATCCGCTCGATGGCCGCCGGCGCCGGCCCGATGAGCGCCGAGCCGGGCGCCAGCGCCGGCCGGGCCGCGTGGGCCAGCGCCTCGGCGGTGCGCCGCGCCCCCTCGTCCGAGCCCTCCACCCGCACCGCCAGCAGCCGCACGTAGGGCGGGTAGCCCAGGGACTGCCGCCGCGCCAGCTCCTCCTCGGCGAACCCCGCGTAGTCGTGCGCCACCGCCCGGGCGATGGCCGGTGAGCGCGGGTTGAAGGTCTGGATGAGGACCCGGCCGGCGTCGGCGCCGCGCCCGGCCCGCCCGGCCACCTGCGCCAGCAGCTGGAAGGTCCGCTCCCCGGCGCGGAAGTCGGGCAGCGCCAGCGCCGTGTCGGCCAGCACCACCCCCACCAGCGTGACCCCTGGGAAGTCGTGCCCCTTGGTGACCATCTGCGTGCCCACCAGCACGTCGAGCTCGCGCCTGGCGAAGCGGGCCAGCACGCCGGCGGTCTCGTCGGCGGTGGTCACCGTGTCGCGGTCGAGCCGCGCCACCCGCGCCCTGGGCAGCAGCGCCCGCACCGCCTCCTCCACCTGCTCGGTGCCCACGCCGATGCCGAAGCGCAGGCCGCCGCAGGCCGGGCACAGGCCGGTCATCGGCTCGCTGCGGCCGCAGTAGTGGCACAGGAGCAGGCCGCGCCGCGCGTGGTGGGTCTGCGAGACGGCGCAGTCGGGGCAGCGGGCCTCGGCGCCGCAGGCCTCGCACAGCACCAGCGACTGGTAGCCGCGCCGGTTGAGGAAGAGGATCGACTGCTGCCCGGCCAGCAGGGTCTC is a window from the Anaeromyxobacter sp. genome containing:
- a CDS encoding DUF4388 domain-containing protein; this translates as MVRAQACCTLVPDPSSRPVARLLLVDDDIAEISAVKRVLARAGLSPVLATNASDAQAAMGQRLPDLLVVGATCEGGEALALVARLEDDEATRGLPLLVLGTGPGVPAHAVTLPRPVDPAALAEQVQALLAAGRRVVVEETAAPTWTPAPTATWTPAPPAPSPRLPFERRGPPIELPKPLERRSNPSDPARARQAAAEALRARAEELRRSPEESPSPAAAEAAAGLDALFELEPPAGVDPAARVDEPSPAPGSAAGRQAAPDADLPPAPPATWDAPAGAAVEEPLAETPFDLPPDLPLTSAMFEEPQPDLAPDAAGPTPIAPAGLAHQPPAPDQAAPRRLLEEAEDRARAEETLAAEAEARSARQVAAAQAQQEAQAREDAAAQAEAERLAGEAAARRSQAEERARVEAARAEATRRAEEEASRARQAEAAARDEAEARQLLEAELARLRAQLDADRAAHRSELEDTRARVAAEAEAVAELRVHQASQAGRAAAEEAAAEAARATEQQVEARASAALEALRARAEAEAAGRAEAEAALARLSEEADRLAAERAALVEAASAATAAAALAPPRGPRDEPSRDPSAEPEPDGAPDPLPDARQEAARRRALSLRPRHEQPAPARPGPDPEAPPADPAPAPDLTPSPPPPAPPPAELLGGALDDLTAPRLLALAARARLDGRLDVTGHSVRSLWFEGGRVVGAASGASGERVEEVALRLGLLTREQHRQVASSAAASPSRRAALLLVERGYLKPAELTGLVRRRTEEVVFGIFGEAGARFEWSPEVVPGDERVAPDRPTLALAVEGVRRRWLAQRADAVLGGPASLLAPTAAPPATAELGLSAEERRTLELADGLRTVDELLASSPLDPLSARQLLAAAVLVGALGVRVVQAGRPSAQVAEAIDLARVREKLEQVRRADYFTILGIGRGCTPHEVREAADRLLAELGPERFHGSKEAGLEARLAEIRRVVGEAREVLADDALRAEYLRGLPS